In a single window of the Novosphingobium sp. IK01 genome:
- a CDS encoding low molecular weight protein-tyrosine-phosphatase, giving the protein MRPYAISSVLLVCWGNFCRSPMAEAALRAEMRRTGTMAPVLSVGIGARRIGQAVDKRARREGFVRGIDMSSYRVKKLAPHHFRQASHIFVMDRQNLADVRALAPADCTAGISLLLDTINDHKGREIADPYRGTQQDFARVWRQCAMAAREIAKQLPPGVL; this is encoded by the coding sequence TCGTGTGCTGGGGCAACTTCTGCCGCTCTCCCATGGCCGAAGCCGCCCTGCGCGCCGAGATGCGCCGCACCGGCACCATGGCGCCGGTTCTATCTGTCGGGATCGGGGCGAGGCGCATCGGCCAGGCCGTGGACAAGCGCGCACGCCGCGAAGGTTTCGTGCGCGGCATAGACATGTCGTCTTATCGCGTGAAAAAGCTGGCCCCGCACCACTTCCGGCAGGCCTCCCACATCTTCGTGATGGATCGCCAGAACCTCGCCGATGTGCGGGCGCTGGCCCCGGCAGACTGCACTGCCGGGATCAGCCTTCTGCTCGACACCATCAACGACCACAAGGGCCGCGAAATCGCCGATCCCTATCGCGGCACCCAGCAGGACTTCGCCCGCGTCTGGCGCCAATGCGCCATGGCCGCGCGGGAAATCGCAAAACAATTACCGCCGGGTGTGCTCTGA